From the genome of Fundulus heteroclitus isolate FHET01 unplaced genomic scaffold, MU-UCD_Fhet_4.1 scaffold_88, whole genome shotgun sequence:
ACAGGAGTGACGCAAGACATGATTTCTGCGTAGTGCTCGCGCTTGCTAGTGGAAAAGCTAACGAAGATGGCAGAAGACGACTGTACATTCGTCAGATGGACGTATGCGCATTACTTCGAGTTTGTCAGAGATAAGGACAAGAAGAACGTAATAGTCAAATGCAACCTTTGTGTAAAATCGAAAGACCTGTCGACGTCGCGAAATAGTActagcaatttaaaaaaacatctcgAACGGTGCCATGCGACCACTACACTTGCTGAGAAGAGAAAAATAGCGGAGGATGAGAGAGATAAGCCAAAGCAGCAGAAATTAAATTTCTCTCGGCCTGCCATCATACCTCTTGAACCCCGAGAAGTCAGAAGACTTGTGGCAGAGTATGTCGTCGAAGACATGTTACCATTGTCTACGGTGGAATCTCCTGCTTTCAAGAAGTTAGTTAGCAAGATCCCTGTGACCAACAACGACAAGGTAAGATATTGTTTCCATGATGAATAGCTAGAATTGTATCTAGTTCATTAAGATTCTAGGTCACTGGGTAGAAATGTATAGTCAAAATATTATAGCCATCAACTTAGGAATTGTTTCCGCCacagaatgaaaaataaaaatggtattGCGACTTTTCATCTcacaattctttttttcccctcacaatGGCGAGTTTAACTCTCGcaattctgactttatttcTCAGAATTGCAAGATATAAAGTCAGAATTGATAGATATAAAGTCGCAATTGCGTGAGATAAAAAGTCgcaattattattttcttttttttattcagtggagGAAACAAGATTCCATAATCAACTGacctaaactgaaaaaaaagattcatgattgaatttacaaaatgttttaaagtggtTGCAATCATTTTGTCTTAAATCCATTTGAAATATAACCATGTTGAAAGTCATCTAAAcgtgtttatttaaatttagagaaaataaattgATTGCAACCActtaccttaaaaaaaacacagtttatgaATCATTGATATATTCAATGTATATACAGCAGCATAATATGAATGTATGTACTTGTGTTTATATTAATGTATAAACAGACGATTTGCAAACGTGTGATTAAGAATAGCATGATCATGATCTGgagttttaatatatattttaataatatatgtgtattttaattatttttcagcatGTACTGCCATGCAGAACAACATTTGCCAAAGAACTGGATAGGACCTATACTGTCATGGAAAAAGAGCTAAAGAAAACAATTGATGAGCAGCAGTACGTGTCAACAACTGCAGACATATGGACTGCCAACAACAGGAGTTTTTTGGGGGTGACGGTCCATTGGATCGATTCAGAGACTTTGCAACGGAAGAAGGCTGCGATCGCTTGTCGTAGGTTCAGAGGTAGACACACTTATGACGCTATTGCATCTGAACTTGAGGATATTTTTTCCCAGTATGGATTAACTACTGAAAAAGTAACTGCATGTGTGACAGACAATGGCAGCAACTTTGTTAAAGCTTTTAAGGAATACCAACAAGTCGAAACTGAGGATGATGAAGAAGAGGACGTGGAGGAAGATGATGATGGGAAAGTGGCCTTCACTGACCTCCACAGCATTCTCACTGAAGGAGACAATGAGAATGCACAGCAAGGACTGTGTGTGCTGCCAGCACATCATAAATGTGCAGCTCACACACTCAACCTCATTGCCAACAATGAGGTTCATAAATGGTTGGTCTCAAACCCAGAATCCAGGACTGTTTACCGCAGTTCCACAGCTAAGTGTTCAGCACTATGGACCAAAGCTAGCCGGTCCACAGTTGCATCTGAATGCCTAGAAGAGATCAGTGAAAGGAAGTTGATTGTGCCCTCAGTAACCTGAGGGCACAATCAACTCATTTTATGATGCCTATGTTCGGATCATAGAAATGCCACTAACTGACATTAACAATTTATGCACACAGATTCAGATTAAATGTATGAATGACAGGGAATACCAGTTTCTGAAGGAATACTGCTCCATTATGAAGCCTTTCTGTGTTGCACTGGACATCCTACAGGGTGAGGAAACCTGTTTTTATGGGACACTTCAACCAACACTTGAAGTTCTAATGGCCAAAACTTTAGCAATGCAAAATGGC
Proteins encoded in this window:
- the LOC118562357 gene encoding uncharacterized protein LOC118562357 yields the protein MAEDDCTFVRWTYAHYFEFVRDKDKKNVIVKCNLCVKSKDLSTSRNSTSNLKKHLERCHATTTLAEKRKIAEDERDKPKQQKLNFSRPAIIPLEPREVRRLVAEYVVEDMLPLSTVESPAFKKLVSKIPVTNNDKHVLPCRTTFAKELDRTYTVMEKELKKTIDEQQYVSTTADIWTANNRSFLGVTVHWIDSETLQRKKAAIACRRFRGRHTYDAIASELEDIFSQYGLTTEKVTACVTDNGSNFVKAFKEYQQVETEDDEEEDVEEDDDGKVAFTDLHSILTEGDNENAQQGLCVLPAHHKCAAHTLNLIANNEVHKWLVSNPESRTVYRSSTAKCSALWTKASRSTVASECLEEISERKLIVPSVT